In Deferribacter autotrophicus, a single genomic region encodes these proteins:
- a CDS encoding hybrid sensor histidine kinase/response regulator — protein MDNKKLFKIFTEELTTHINNIRTFINNFFEAEEKEYLTKIVKELHTLKGSSGILGLHNLTDIFHNLENYFQRLTKHEIEDNDKIKIIEIINILEKIPKNLDNPNKIIDEIDQLLKSSVIIEKKFKDEQKTSIITTKNIATEKVASLKTEFQKLNTHIYDLLNKVRIEGFTKNKLLEQLEKIGYQLNRLNLTTFNALDEKLKNIAHLTATKLSKNVKLEIINSNVEVDEEILAIANEILTHIIRNAVYHGIENPEERIKVGKSKTGKITVQFKQASDRIHIIVTDDGKGIDVNKIIEKGIENGLIQPDDIPKLKKEDIYNLLFNENFSTTLEVDEISGRGLGLSIVREKIEKIGGFVEIESEIGKYTKFILNIPFTFKSVYCKILATADNYLAVPISIIDSIEKLITENIKDKDGTLVIEKNGTLFNLYKLSELFNIDSTNEKLLIFFKNTKSAVAVESVGENILFDLIPIKGISSNYKYFVGFSIYNNRPIAILNPSYLTKTALRESRTIIPSNLYEKKVKKTILVADDNPVITETIKELLTNEGYNILTAQNGVEAFELFRNKNIDFIITDIEMPIMDGLTLTKNIRKLNKSIPILILSSKGDEQDIQNGLDAGANGYFIKRFFIKDSFLKKIKELL, from the coding sequence ATGGATAATAAAAAACTTTTTAAAATTTTTACTGAAGAGTTAACAACTCATATAAACAATATAAGAACATTTATTAACAATTTTTTTGAAGCTGAAGAAAAAGAATACCTTACTAAAATTGTAAAAGAACTTCACACATTAAAAGGTTCTTCAGGAATATTAGGGTTACACAACCTTACTGATATTTTTCACAATCTTGAAAATTACTTTCAAAGATTAACAAAACATGAAATCGAAGATAATGATAAAATCAAAATAATAGAAATTATCAATATATTAGAAAAAATTCCAAAAAATTTGGACAATCCAAATAAAATCATTGATGAAATTGATCAATTACTTAAAAGTAGCGTAATCATAGAAAAAAAGTTTAAAGATGAACAAAAAACAAGCATAATCACTACAAAAAATATTGCAACTGAAAAAGTGGCATCCTTAAAAACAGAATTTCAAAAACTTAATACACACATCTATGATCTTCTAAATAAAGTTCGTATAGAAGGTTTTACTAAAAACAAATTATTAGAACAACTTGAAAAAATAGGGTATCAACTCAACAGGTTAAACTTAACAACATTTAATGCTCTCGATGAAAAATTAAAAAACATTGCTCACTTAACTGCAACAAAATTATCCAAAAACGTTAAACTCGAAATAATCAACTCTAATGTGGAAGTAGATGAAGAAATTTTAGCCATTGCTAATGAAATACTCACACATATTATTAGAAATGCTGTATATCATGGCATTGAAAACCCTGAAGAAAGAATAAAAGTAGGTAAATCAAAAACAGGTAAGATTACAGTACAATTTAAACAGGCATCAGACAGAATACATATAATCGTCACTGATGACGGTAAAGGAATTGATGTTAATAAAATAATTGAAAAGGGAATTGAAAACGGATTAATTCAACCTGATGACATTCCAAAACTGAAAAAAGAAGATATTTACAACTTACTTTTTAATGAAAATTTTAGCACAACACTTGAAGTAGATGAAATTAGCGGAAGAGGACTTGGACTCAGTATAGTAAGAGAAAAGATTGAAAAAATTGGCGGATTTGTTGAAATAGAGTCAGAAATTGGTAAATATACAAAATTTATACTAAATATTCCTTTTACCTTCAAAAGTGTGTATTGCAAAATTTTAGCCACTGCTGACAATTATCTTGCTGTCCCTATTTCTATAATTGATAGTATTGAAAAGCTGATTACTGAAAATATTAAAGATAAAGACGGAACGTTAGTAATTGAAAAAAATGGCACACTTTTTAATCTTTATAAATTAAGTGAATTGTTTAATATTGATTCAACCAACGAAAAATTACTTATATTTTTTAAGAACACTAAAAGTGCCGTTGCAGTAGAATCAGTTGGTGAGAATATCTTATTTGACTTGATTCCCATTAAAGGCATATCAAGCAATTATAAATACTTTGTTGGCTTTTCCATTTATAACAATAGACCTATCGCAATTCTCAATCCTTCTTACTTAACTAAAACTGCTCTTAGAGAATCAAGAACAATTATTCCATCAAATCTTTATGAAAAAAAAGTCAAAAAAACCATTTTAGTAGCAGACGATAACCCTGTAATTACAGAGACGATAAAAGAATTGCTCACTAATGAAGGATATAATATTTTAACAGCACAAAATGGAGTAGAAGCCTTTGAATTGTTTAGAAACAAAAATATAGATTTTATTATTACTGACATAGAAATGCCAATTATGGATGGATTAACACTTACCAAAAATATACGCAAGTTGAATAAATCTATCCCCATCCTCATTCTCTCTTCAAAAGGTGATGAGCAAGATATACAAAATGGTCTTGATGCCGGTGCTAATGGATATTTTATTAAAAGATTTTTTATCAAAGACAGTTTCTTAAAAAAGATTAAAGAATTGTTATGA
- a CDS encoding 2Fe-2S iron-sulfur cluster-binding protein, which produces MFFGKKVKINVKNKNIVIEAKSGANLYDVLVENNIHIESLCKGNGQCGKCKVKIISADGKEINKPTKKDRLVLAKINLENGYRLACQYNVKSDIIVDTEEWIVEEDPNIVKVTVKKLNNNNTNENKLEFIQTNEEKDEKTNFETKDELTELKDGLILIQYPKGIKYFVYSASIGNVSFDGYVKTEEPLIDIIDNNLISDFIYNYVDVPDIDRILIILDKNSYNGTHLLNLVSYYTFNIGEMFCEIIQPLENPSNLLTFFRLLNLQDESLLIPFDNLQTIFYKKDNKLFVLDTKYISSSIDTEFLFSTGINPITDISEDFKEITIKDSYFEPDSLSPKVIFKAVASLKNYGIIDNNFQFKDRTELLDKIPIEILVKISKRDNETFFHIYRKKEISLSISNKQIEAIKELGDFIDALLKYCEKFIGKISNIIIYSFQDIEEAGTAFINLGLFPKKFSKKVSFFSGDPALLSIKFFSYKSVPAFINNHFKEVNNIELYKNENFNSLFKK; this is translated from the coding sequence ATGTTTTTTGGCAAAAAGGTAAAGATCAATGTTAAAAATAAAAATATTGTAATTGAAGCAAAAAGTGGGGCTAATCTTTACGATGTTCTTGTGGAAAATAATATACATATAGAATCACTTTGCAAAGGGAATGGGCAATGCGGCAAATGTAAAGTGAAAATCATATCTGCTGACGGTAAAGAGATCAATAAACCCACAAAAAAAGATAGATTGGTTCTTGCAAAAATAAATCTAGAAAATGGTTACAGGCTTGCATGTCAGTATAATGTAAAATCTGATATTATCGTGGACACTGAAGAATGGATTGTAGAAGAAGATCCAAATATTGTCAAAGTTACAGTAAAAAAATTAAACAATAATAACACAAATGAAAATAAATTAGAATTTATTCAAACAAATGAAGAAAAGGACGAAAAAACAAATTTTGAAACAAAAGATGAACTCACAGAATTGAAAGATGGTCTTATACTTATTCAGTATCCAAAAGGTATTAAATACTTTGTTTACAGCGCAAGTATAGGTAACGTCTCCTTTGATGGTTATGTAAAAACAGAAGAGCCATTGATTGATATCATAGATAACAATCTTATTTCTGACTTTATATACAATTATGTTGATGTTCCTGATATTGATAGAATCTTAATTATATTAGACAAAAATAGCTACAATGGTACACATTTGTTGAATCTTGTAAGTTATTATACATTCAATATTGGAGAAATGTTTTGTGAAATAATTCAGCCTCTTGAAAATCCATCAAATTTACTCACTTTTTTTAGACTTCTCAATTTGCAGGATGAATCGTTACTTATACCTTTTGACAACCTTCAAACCATCTTTTACAAAAAAGATAATAAGTTATTTGTGCTTGATACTAAATATATTTCTTCTTCAATAGACACAGAATTTCTTTTTTCAACAGGCATAAATCCAATCACTGACATTTCAGAAGATTTCAAAGAAATAACTATTAAAGACAGTTATTTCGAACCTGACTCTCTGAGTCCCAAAGTAATTTTCAAGGCAGTTGCAAGTCTAAAAAATTATGGGATCATTGATAATAACTTCCAGTTTAAAGATAGAACTGAACTACTAGATAAAATACCAATTGAAATACTTGTAAAAATATCAAAAAGAGATAATGAAACCTTTTTCCACATATATAGAAAAAAGGAAATTTCTTTATCCATTTCAAACAAGCAGATAGAAGCTATTAAAGAACTGGGAGATTTTATTGACGCTCTATTAAAATACTGTGAAAAATTTATAGGAAAAATATCCAATATCATTATTTACAGTTTTCAGGATATTGAAGAAGCAGGTACTGCCTTTATTAACCTTGGTTTATTTCCAAAAAAATTCAGTAAAAAGGTTTCTTTTTTCAGTGGAGACCCTGCGCTTTTATCAATAAAATTTTTCAGCTACAAATCCGTACCTGCTTTCATTAACAACCACTTTAAAGAAGTTAATAATATTGAATTATATAAAAATGAAAATTTCAATTCACTTTTTAAAAAATGA
- a CDS encoding transporter substrate-binding domain-containing protein, with protein MRKALLSVVFVFFLATLVFAADNSLWEKSTLNQILKRGELRVGLESGYKPFEMTAKNGEIIGFDVDIAKVMAKAMGVKLKIVNTAWDGIIPALITDKFDIIMSGMTITQKRNLQVNFADPYIIVGQTLLIHKKDAGKIKSYKDLNNPKYVIASKLGTTGYFAAKKYISKATINAFETEADAFQDFINGKADAFVYDLPLCAYYYSLYKDKVVFLDKPFTYEPLGWAVKKGDPDFLNWLNNFLRQIKGDGTYDKIYNKWFKSTSWHKQIQ; from the coding sequence ATGAGAAAAGCGTTACTTTCAGTAGTTTTTGTTTTTTTCTTGGCAACACTAGTATTTGCCGCAGATAACTCCCTCTGGGAGAAATCTACCCTCAATCAAATTTTGAAAAGAGGTGAATTAAGGGTAGGTCTCGAATCAGGTTACAAGCCATTTGAAATGACAGCAAAAAATGGTGAAATCATCGGTTTTGACGTGGATATTGCCAAAGTTATGGCAAAAGCAATGGGCGTTAAGCTCAAAATTGTAAATACTGCATGGGACGGAATCATTCCAGCACTAATCACAGACAAATTTGACATTATTATGTCAGGAATGACAATAACCCAAAAAAGAAACCTTCAGGTAAATTTTGCAGATCCATATATTATCGTAGGTCAAACATTACTTATTCACAAAAAAGACGCTGGTAAAATTAAAAGCTATAAAGATTTAAATAATCCAAAATATGTAATAGCTTCAAAACTTGGAACAACAGGATATTTTGCCGCTAAGAAATATATTTCTAAAGCAACAATCAACGCTTTTGAAACAGAAGCTGATGCATTTCAAGACTTTATAAACGGAAAAGCTGATGCATTTGTTTATGACCTTCCTCTATGTGCTTACTACTACTCCCTTTATAAAGATAAAGTAGTTTTCCTTGACAAACCATTTACTTATGAACCTCTTGGTTGGGCTGTAAAGAAAGGAGATCCAGACTTCCTTAACTGGCTTAACAACTTTTTGAGACAAATCAAAGGTGATGGAACTTACGATAAAATTTATAATAAATGGTTTAAAAGTACATCCTGGCATAAACAAATTCAATAA
- a CDS encoding amino acid ABC transporter ATP-binding protein, with amino-acid sequence MTDYIIEATNVHKIYPNGVHALKGINLKVKRSEVVVIIGPSGSGKSTFLRTLNLLESINDGKIIIDGVDLTHPKTNINKVREEVGMVFQQFNLFPHMTVLKNITLAPMVVKKMKKEEAEEIALQLLNKVGLADKVNSYPSQLSGGQQQRVAIARALAMRPKIMLFDEPTSALDPEMIGEVLDVMKTLAKEGMTMVVVTHEMGFAREVADRVVFMDEGELIEENTPQEIFSNPKNERLKQFLGQIL; translated from the coding sequence GTGACTGATTATATAATTGAAGCGACTAATGTTCATAAAATTTACCCCAACGGGGTTCACGCATTAAAAGGTATAAATTTAAAAGTAAAAAGAAGTGAAGTTGTAGTAATAATTGGTCCAAGCGGTTCGGGTAAATCGACTTTTTTGCGTACATTAAATTTGCTTGAATCAATAAACGATGGTAAAATTATTATTGATGGAGTAGATTTGACTCATCCAAAAACTAATATTAACAAAGTACGTGAAGAAGTTGGAATGGTTTTTCAGCAGTTTAATCTGTTTCCTCACATGACAGTGCTAAAGAATATCACTCTCGCCCCCATGGTTGTAAAGAAAATGAAGAAAGAAGAGGCCGAAGAAATAGCTTTGCAATTACTCAATAAAGTTGGACTTGCAGACAAAGTTAACAGTTACCCTTCCCAGCTATCTGGTGGTCAACAGCAAAGGGTGGCCATTGCAAGGGCTCTTGCTATGCGCCCAAAGATTATGCTTTTCGATGAGCCAACCAGCGCCCTTGACCCTGAAATGATTGGTGAAGTTCTCGATGTTATGAAAACCCTTGCAAAGGAAGGAATGACTATGGTAGTAGTTACTCACGAAATGGGATTTGCAAGGGAAGTAGCTGACAGGGTTGTATTTATGGATGAAGGGGAATTGATCGAAGAAAATACTCCTCAAGAAATTTTCTCTAATCCAAAAAATGAAAGACTCAAACAGTTTTTAGGACAGATTTTATAG
- a CDS encoding acyl-[acyl-carrier-protein] thioesterase — protein sequence MKFKANAIINSYDVDFKSELTINAIAKYFQLAAINHSNKVGYTNGFFTESGFTWILNRLHIKIFEYPVYMDNIDITTWSKGARGFFAFRDFILEKAGKKCVVGSSVWLLIDVKNKRPVKVKDEIVERYTVEDEDAFNSDIRRYKPDKIEKVDSIIEYQLRYKDYDINGHVNNSVYFELIEDAIYREYNKKITEIKICYLKEINQHFRNVYVQLRNKENSLHYSICQKDTVFASGEAIVA from the coding sequence ATGAAATTCAAAGCAAATGCAATAATTAATTCCTATGATGTTGATTTTAAAAGTGAATTGACAATAAATGCCATAGCGAAATATTTTCAACTTGCTGCTATTAATCATTCAAATAAAGTAGGTTATACAAACGGTTTTTTTACAGAAAGCGGATTTACATGGATTCTTAATAGATTGCATATAAAAATTTTTGAGTATCCAGTTTATATGGATAATATAGACATTACTACCTGGAGTAAAGGTGCCAGAGGTTTTTTTGCTTTTCGTGATTTTATTTTGGAGAAAGCTGGAAAAAAATGTGTTGTGGGTAGTAGTGTTTGGCTTCTGATAGATGTGAAAAACAAAAGGCCTGTAAAAGTTAAGGATGAGATTGTGGAAAGGTACACTGTTGAAGATGAAGATGCCTTTAATTCTGATATAAGGCGATATAAACCTGATAAAATTGAAAAAGTGGATAGTATTATAGAATATCAGCTTAGATATAAAGATTATGATATAAATGGGCATGTGAACAATTCTGTTTATTTTGAGCTGATTGAGGATGCTATATATAGAGAGTATAATAAAAAAATAACTGAAATTAAAATCTGCTATTTAAAGGAGATAAATCAACATTTCAGAAATGTATATGTTCAGCTTAGAAACAAGGAGAATTCTTTGCATTATTCAATCTGCCAGAAAGATACAGTTTTTGCATCAGGTGAAGCTATTGTTGCGTAG
- a CDS encoding chemotaxis protein CheB, with the protein MKKNIIIVEDSAYFRTTLVEELSKFDDITVVGTANDGISAVKLFAEKKPDVVILDLVLPKMTGDAVTEAIMAIDPTPIILITSLSDFEIEKSFHLNLNYFVEIIKKPLEITSEFIERLRYKIRYAAPLNKNYSKDFSLTRPKFRKNLESRKVLVLGSSTGGPKLLKTIIPSISKLEKLSVIIANHIEVGFENSFKNWLQSLSKKNVYVISDNMEIKNSIYIAPTTNNFIIDNNLFKLTPINQKQMYFPSIDKVYESVAKHFREKCIIFQMTGMGFDGKEGVKIAKEFGAKILAQNPNTAIAPSMPKSALLYADNIINPEEIIPYIENE; encoded by the coding sequence ATGAAAAAAAACATTATTATTGTTGAAGATTCAGCTTATTTCAGAACAACTCTGGTAGAAGAACTATCCAAATTTGATGACATAACAGTCGTAGGAACTGCAAATGATGGAATTTCTGCCGTAAAATTATTTGCTGAAAAAAAACCTGACGTTGTCATACTTGATCTTGTTTTACCCAAAATGACTGGGGATGCAGTAACTGAAGCTATAATGGCTATCGATCCAACCCCCATAATTTTGATAACCTCTCTTTCAGATTTTGAAATTGAAAAAAGCTTTCATCTCAATTTAAACTATTTTGTTGAAATAATAAAAAAACCGCTAGAAATAACCAGTGAATTTATAGAAAGATTAAGATACAAAATAAGATATGCCGCTCCATTAAATAAAAATTATTCTAAAGATTTTAGCCTAACTAGGCCAAAGTTTAGAAAAAATCTTGAGTCAAGAAAAGTACTGGTATTAGGTTCTTCTACAGGAGGACCAAAATTACTAAAAACAATCATTCCATCCATTTCAAAGTTAGAAAAACTTTCTGTTATAATAGCTAATCATATAGAAGTAGGATTTGAAAACAGTTTTAAAAACTGGCTTCAGTCTTTATCTAAAAAAAATGTTTATGTAATTTCTGACAATATGGAAATAAAAAATTCTATCTACATTGCTCCTACTACAAATAATTTTATTATTGATAATAACTTATTTAAGCTCACTCCCATAAATCAAAAACAGATGTATTTCCCTAGCATTGATAAAGTATATGAATCTGTTGCAAAACATTTTAGAGAAAAATGTATAATTTTTCAAATGACTGGAATGGGATTTGACGGAAAAGAAGGAGTAAAAATTGCTAAAGAATTTGGCGCAAAAATATTGGCTCAAAACCCAAATACTGCAATTGCACCAAGCATGCCAAAATCAGCTTTGCTTTATGCAGATAATATAATAAACCCAGAAGAAATTATACCATATATAGAAAATGAATAA
- a CDS encoding CheR family methyltransferase, with amino-acid sequence MHSLFTNDIKSLIRKFAGLNITGPLEEKFYDTLNKWLNTYKSEEYIYRTLLNDRSALYKFLSDLTINESFFYRNKSQFTVLKPIIEHLKDNTTINIISIGCANGCEPYTIAIEILESLPEYKDKINILGIDISEQILNEAKKGIYQKWYLRNTDDNLIKKYFDKIDDKTFKLKEHVKSLVNFSNENLFDLPEDNYHIIYCRNLLIYLDKNEIELAVKKIDKIADKNSFIIFGTADILSIPKDIFKREEINGVVIFRKKDAPVITTEHKITQLPLFTDIKIRKARDSKKEETDLFEKGIQLLSQDRPKEALNYFSMITNNFNPSNLRAKIFKTLCLIKLHDFENAKNLLDTIIKNEPLNYETFLLNGIYHYLHNDYLKALENFRKCLFLKGESISGWYYYALCMKNLGEYQEAKKGFEKALYFLENSEENIELFLGEITKDSLKNIINTYLKNL; translated from the coding sequence ATGCATAGTTTGTTTACAAACGATATTAAATCGCTTATTAGAAAATTCGCAGGGTTAAACATTACAGGGCCTTTAGAAGAAAAATTTTACGATACTCTTAACAAATGGCTCAACACATATAAAAGTGAAGAATACATTTACCGCACTTTATTGAATGACAGATCAGCATTATATAAGTTTTTATCAGATTTAACTATAAATGAATCATTTTTCTACAGGAATAAAAGTCAGTTTACTGTTCTAAAACCAATAATCGAACACTTAAAAGATAATACAACTATAAATATCATTTCAATAGGTTGCGCAAATGGCTGCGAACCTTATACAATCGCTATCGAAATTCTAGAGTCTTTACCTGAATATAAAGATAAAATAAATATATTAGGAATAGATATTAGTGAACAAATATTAAATGAAGCCAAAAAAGGAATTTACCAAAAATGGTATTTAAGAAATACTGATGATAACCTCATTAAAAAATACTTTGATAAAATAGATGATAAAACCTTTAAACTTAAAGAACATGTAAAATCATTAGTTAACTTCTCCAATGAAAACTTATTCGATCTACCTGAAGATAATTACCATATTATTTATTGTAGAAATCTTTTAATTTATCTTGATAAAAATGAAATCGAATTAGCGGTAAAAAAAATTGATAAAATTGCTGATAAAAATTCTTTTATTATCTTTGGTACAGCAGACATCCTTTCAATTCCAAAAGATATATTTAAACGTGAAGAAATCAATGGAGTTGTAATCTTTCGCAAAAAAGATGCCCCTGTTATTACTACTGAACACAAAATAACACAACTACCATTATTTACTGATATCAAGATAAGAAAAGCTAGAGACTCCAAAAAAGAGGAAACAGACCTTTTTGAAAAAGGTATACAACTTCTTTCTCAGGATAGGCCAAAGGAAGCACTAAATTATTTTTCTATGATAACTAATAACTTCAATCCCTCAAATTTACGCGCAAAAATATTCAAGACTTTGTGCTTAATCAAACTACACGATTTTGAAAACGCCAAAAATTTACTTGATACAATAATCAAGAATGAACCATTAAACTATGAAACTTTTCTTTTAAATGGAATTTATCACTACCTACACAATGATTACCTTAAGGCTCTGGAAAATTTTAGAAAATGCCTTTTCCTTAAAGGAGAATCAATCTCAGGATGGTATTATTATGCTTTGTGCATGAAAAATCTTGGTGAATATCAGGAAGCAAAAAAAGGATTTGAAAAGGCTCTCTATTTCCTTGAAAACTCTGAGGAAAACATTGAACTTTTTTTAGGTGAAATAACTAAAGACAGTCTTAAAAATATAATTAACACATATTTAAAAAACCTTTAA
- a CDS encoding amino acid ABC transporter permease — protein MNKKRNNFLWNVIFVLILIGIGAFFYFSTKQINYIWRWNRVFQFVWHVYDKEIRAPFDGTAKIEGKKLIIVSDSGEKEVIEKYSSISVSDNDLIFEGDVVAKIKVSEPGPLLLGLIITLKLSIISIFFAIIIGIITGLMRISENPALKKLAITYIELIRGTPLLVQIFIFYFFIGTVLQLNRFTAGVAALAVFAGAYVAEIVRAGIQSIHKGQTEAARSLGMNYFQTMKYIILPQALKRTIPPMAGQFISLIKDSSLVSVISITDLTKAGREVVTSTFQPFEVWFTVAALYLILTTSLSFLTQLIERRLAESD, from the coding sequence GTGAACAAAAAGAGAAATAATTTTTTATGGAATGTGATTTTTGTTTTAATTCTTATTGGGATTGGTGCATTTTTTTATTTCTCAACAAAACAAATAAATTATATCTGGCGTTGGAACAGGGTTTTCCAATTTGTTTGGCATGTTTACGATAAAGAAATAAGAGCACCTTTTGATGGAACAGCAAAAATTGAAGGTAAAAAACTAATTATTGTTTCAGACAGCGGAGAAAAAGAAGTCATTGAAAAATATAGCTCAATTTCTGTTTCAGACAATGATCTTATATTTGAAGGTGATGTTGTAGCAAAAATTAAAGTAAGTGAACCAGGGCCATTACTTCTAGGACTAATAATTACTCTCAAATTATCTATAATATCAATATTTTTTGCAATTATAATAGGAATAATTACAGGTTTAATGCGTATATCTGAAAATCCGGCATTAAAAAAACTTGCCATTACATACATTGAACTAATTAGAGGAACTCCACTCTTAGTACAAATATTTATTTTTTACTTTTTTATTGGTACCGTTTTACAGCTAAACAGATTTACTGCTGGTGTTGCTGCACTCGCAGTTTTTGCAGGTGCATATGTGGCTGAAATTGTTAGAGCTGGAATTCAGTCAATCCATAAAGGACAAACTGAGGCAGCAAGAAGTCTCGGAATGAACTACTTCCAGACGATGAAATACATAATCCTACCTCAAGCATTAAAAAGAACAATACCACCTATGGCAGGACAATTCATTTCTTTAATTAAAGATTCATCCCTTGTTTCAGTTATATCGATCACTGATTTGACTAAGGCAGGAAGAGAAGTGGTTACATCTACTTTTCAACCCTTTGAGGTATGGTTTACAGTTGCAGCTCTTTACCTTATATTGACCACCTCCCTGTCCTTCTTAACTCAATTAATTGAAAGGAGGTTGGCAGAAAGTGACTGA